A section of the Sceloporus undulatus isolate JIND9_A2432 ecotype Alabama unplaced genomic scaffold, SceUnd_v1.1 scaffold_1216, whole genome shotgun sequence genome encodes:
- the LOC121917860 gene encoding zinc finger protein 300-like, with protein MHTGEKPFKCLECGKAFLWKTNLTCHQRIHTGEKPFKCLDCGKSFSGKTHLACHKATHTREKPSICQECGKVFIRKVLFMRHQATHTGEKPFKCLECGKAFIRKTHLIQHQATHMREKPFKCLQCGKAFIRKTGLTLHQATHSGEKPFKCLDCGKGFIQKSALVRHQVTHTGEKPFDCLECGKSFTQKSSLTLHQVIHTGEKAFKCLECGKSFSQKKHLTYHQATHTGEKPFKCLECEKGFIRKTDLT; from the coding sequence ATGCACACAGGTGAGAAACcgtttaaatgcctggaatgtgggaaAGCATTTCTTTGGAAGACCAATCTCACttgtcatcaaagaattcacacaggagaaaaaccattcaAATGTCTGgattgtgggaaaagtttcagtgGGAAGACACATCTCGCTTGTCATAAAGCAactcacacaagagagaaaccatCTATATGCCAAGAGTGTGGGAAAGTTTTTATTCGGAAGGTGCTTTTCATGCGTCATCAAGCAACAcatacaggggagaagccatttaaatgcctggagtgtgggaaagctTTTATTCGGAAGACGCATCTCATTCAACATCAAGCAACTCACATGagggagaagccatttaaatgcctgcAGTGTGGGAAAGCTTTTATTCGGAAGACAGGCCTCACTCTACATCAAGCAACTCATtcaggggagaagccatttaaatgtctggactGTGGGAAAGGTTTTATTCAGAAGAGTGCCCTCGTTCGTCATCAAGtgactcacacaggggagaaaccttttgattgcctggagtgtggaaaatcTTTCACTCAGAAGTCTTCCCTCACTCTTCATCAAGTaattcacactggagagaaagcATTTAAATGCCTAgaatgtgggaaaagtttcagccAGAAGAAACACCTCACCtatcatcaagcaactcacacaggagagaaaccatttaaatgcctggagtgtgaaAAAGGTTTTATTCGGAAGACAGACCTCACT